In one Mucilaginibacter sp. PAMB04168 genomic region, the following are encoded:
- a CDS encoding phytanoyl-CoA dioxygenase family protein, with protein MAIYFHNPNHHMLNTYEFERDGFAGPFPINNKQEADLLVSREKRWSDLLLPYVKGRHTMNKTIADIASQTEIIGRIKTLLGNDILLSGSQVIKQSPGVIHPWHVDIEHQAWNGVTVWVALRNVKPRECMKVISGSHLFGFSPDDLKSSGVDTSNDAELLQLAKSENPAAELVELNIADGEFFVFSGKLWHATSNNTTHKRHALLLQYCRPDQKARVLNSFALPKIVWQKTQAECLLVSGTDQYKVNKLIRYKSIGNLPRKAKAVGVYLFRNLYQRRHKLTAGMLSYIIAAFSELFAS; from the coding sequence ATGGCCATATATTTTCACAATCCGAATCATCATATGCTGAACACCTACGAATTTGAAAGAGACGGGTTTGCGGGTCCGTTTCCTATCAACAATAAGCAGGAAGCCGATCTATTGGTATCCAGGGAGAAACGCTGGTCTGATTTGTTGCTGCCTTATGTAAAAGGCAGGCATACTATGAACAAAACCATTGCCGATATTGCCTCTCAAACTGAGATTATAGGCCGTATCAAAACCTTACTGGGCAACGATATACTCTTATCTGGCAGCCAGGTCATTAAACAAAGTCCGGGGGTTATACATCCATGGCATGTAGATATCGAACACCAGGCATGGAACGGCGTAACGGTTTGGGTTGCGCTCCGCAACGTAAAACCCCGGGAGTGCATGAAGGTAATATCGGGCTCGCATTTATTCGGCTTTAGTCCGGATGATTTGAAAAGCAGTGGTGTAGATACAAGCAACGATGCGGAGCTTTTACAATTGGCAAAAAGTGAAAATCCTGCTGCCGAACTGGTTGAACTAAATATAGCCGACGGTGAATTCTTTGTGTTTTCGGGCAAGCTATGGCATGCCACGAGCAATAACACCACCCACAAACGCCATGCACTGTTGTTGCAATACTGCCGCCCCGATCAAAAGGCCAGGGTATTGAACAGTTTTGCACTACCCAAAATTGTATGGCAAAAAACCCAGGCAGAGTGCCTGTTAGTAAGCGGAACCGACCAGTATAAAGTGAATAAGCTGATCAGGTATAAAAGCATCGGCAACTTACCCCGAAAGGCAAAGGCCGTAGGGGTTTATCTATTCAGGAACTTATACCAGCGAAGGCATAAACTAACTGCGGGTATGTTAAGTTACATTATAGCTGCCTTTTCAGAACTTTTTGCTAGTTAA